One part of the Bdellovibrio bacteriovorus genome encodes these proteins:
- a CDS encoding RCC1 domain-containing protein: MTTKYIRNLLLTLNLLLLTACSLDAELFEKIKSTSEASTDLSLKISDLPTNVPESFPYYGQVQVTGLSSGLSSFSTPALSLQDSTCPGLSINADGWISGVLDKVSGESCEFKVKVTQGSVSVVSDVISLGVQNSLQLTLSQENFSFDSGAPTQNTVLNLSAPAPFATYLDYSIYSANSESSLFNGMNTGKILVPAGATSVVIPLTLQAGLSLSSAEHQTIQLNSGMSGLKPKIELVIPLEFTGGAPAQVFQDINVSDTHICAISDGKLYCWGNNDKYRLGLGAGDQDNRTKPVRVGTSTTWQKVALSSEGTCGLNGGKLYCWGRNDAGRSATGSMVPSEVTEPTQVGADSDWQDLVGGTHFSCGIRSGELYCWGFNQFGQLATGDILTKYSPTRVGASTTWQKISAGGSHVCGLDSGKLYCWGAGSRLQLGNNASVTRQQSVLQVGASASWQDVVAGNDHTCGINAGKLYCWGDNYSGQLGLGAAEAGNIIGAISQVGTASDWESLAAGGNHTCGIRNGGDLYCWGAVSYQSGVWEPTRIGTDSTWSKISTSYYMTCGINNGSVLCWAHDESTINYIGLGEDRAEIAHKPHRVGLSTSWSLPSAGYGHSCAINAGRLYCWGDNSSFQLGQNDNGSLASIIVPQQVGNSKAWQKIASGGGHTCGIKEGELYCWGLNVGFDFGGGGPPPPPPPPGGGGFMPMNVSPVSQVPTRVGTSKAWTAIAAGSGQLCGINGGKMYCWGQNSDGQMAADPATVPLVEEPTQVGTSDKWHAVGISSYHSCGIDDGKLYCWGYGDDGELGDGNNTSSHTPVRVGSDSDWTAVVAGNLHTCGIRSGQLYCWGGSYQGALGTGSMVDASTPQRVGVSSSWTEIASGFENSAVCGIDGGKLFCWGSDGWGQQGNGSAFTGAEVVPIQLGTSTNWQKVSVGERNVCAVNAGKLFCWGGNNNGQSALPPTPGAADPTTPTLITGF; the protein is encoded by the coding sequence ATGACCACGAAGTATATTCGCAACCTGCTTCTTACACTGAATCTTCTGCTGCTGACGGCGTGTTCGTTGGATGCGGAACTCTTTGAAAAAATCAAATCCACCTCCGAAGCTTCCACCGATCTGAGTCTTAAGATTTCTGATTTGCCCACGAACGTTCCTGAATCCTTCCCTTATTATGGACAGGTTCAGGTCACAGGTCTTTCCAGCGGTCTTTCAAGTTTCAGCACTCCGGCTTTATCCCTTCAAGACAGCACGTGTCCGGGGCTCTCCATCAATGCCGATGGCTGGATTTCCGGAGTGCTTGACAAGGTTTCTGGCGAAAGCTGCGAATTCAAAGTCAAGGTCACTCAAGGCTCTGTCAGTGTGGTGTCCGATGTTATCAGTCTGGGTGTGCAAAACAGCTTGCAGTTGACCTTATCTCAGGAAAACTTCAGCTTTGATTCCGGTGCGCCAACGCAAAATACGGTGTTGAATCTTTCAGCTCCGGCGCCTTTTGCGACCTATTTGGATTACTCCATATATTCCGCCAATTCCGAATCATCACTGTTTAATGGAATGAACACTGGGAAGATTCTGGTTCCAGCCGGAGCCACCTCTGTCGTTATTCCTCTGACTTTGCAGGCGGGTCTGTCTTTGTCATCCGCCGAACATCAAACCATTCAGCTCAACAGCGGTATGAGTGGGCTTAAACCCAAAATCGAACTGGTCATTCCGTTGGAGTTTACTGGCGGAGCTCCTGCGCAGGTTTTTCAGGACATCAATGTCTCTGATACCCATATCTGCGCGATTTCGGATGGCAAGCTGTATTGCTGGGGTAATAACGACAAGTACCGTCTTGGATTGGGGGCTGGGGATCAGGACAATCGCACAAAGCCTGTCCGTGTGGGAACTTCCACGACATGGCAAAAGGTGGCATTAAGTTCTGAGGGTACCTGTGGGCTCAATGGGGGCAAGCTTTATTGCTGGGGTCGCAACGATGCGGGACGATCGGCAACCGGGTCCATGGTGCCGTCTGAGGTTACAGAGCCTACTCAGGTGGGTGCAGATTCCGACTGGCAGGACCTGGTCGGTGGTACTCATTTCTCATGCGGTATCAGATCAGGTGAATTGTACTGCTGGGGTTTCAACCAGTTTGGTCAGCTCGCCACCGGAGATATTCTGACAAAATACAGTCCTACAAGAGTTGGCGCCAGTACAACCTGGCAGAAGATTTCTGCAGGTGGATCCCATGTGTGCGGTCTTGATTCCGGAAAACTTTATTGCTGGGGCGCGGGGTCTCGTCTGCAACTCGGGAATAATGCTAGCGTGACTCGGCAGCAGTCGGTTTTGCAGGTGGGTGCCTCGGCATCTTGGCAGGATGTTGTGGCCGGAAATGATCACACCTGCGGTATCAATGCTGGAAAGCTTTACTGCTGGGGTGACAACTATTCCGGGCAGTTGGGGCTGGGAGCTGCAGAGGCAGGCAATATCATCGGTGCGATTTCCCAAGTGGGTACTGCTTCCGACTGGGAAAGTCTTGCGGCAGGGGGGAATCACACCTGCGGAATTCGAAACGGTGGCGATCTTTACTGTTGGGGTGCTGTAAGTTATCAAAGCGGCGTGTGGGAACCAACCCGCATTGGCACCGACAGTACTTGGAGCAAAATTAGCACAAGCTATTACATGACCTGCGGAATCAATAACGGATCCGTGCTGTGCTGGGCGCATGACGAGAGCACTATTAATTACATCGGATTGGGCGAGGATCGGGCCGAGATTGCCCACAAACCTCATAGAGTGGGCCTGTCTACATCCTGGTCTTTGCCAAGTGCGGGATATGGTCATTCTTGTGCGATCAATGCGGGTCGCCTGTACTGCTGGGGTGATAACTCCAGTTTCCAGTTGGGGCAAAATGACAACGGATCTTTGGCGTCAATCATTGTTCCTCAACAGGTTGGAAACTCCAAGGCCTGGCAGAAAATCGCCAGTGGCGGGGGGCACACCTGTGGCATTAAAGAGGGTGAATTGTACTGCTGGGGCTTAAACGTGGGATTTGACTTCGGCGGAGGAGGTCCACCGCCACCACCACCTCCTCCGGGCGGCGGTGGTTTTATGCCGATGAATGTTTCACCGGTTTCGCAAGTTCCTACGCGTGTGGGGACTTCCAAGGCGTGGACGGCCATTGCCGCGGGTTCCGGTCAGTTGTGCGGAATCAACGGTGGAAAAATGTATTGTTGGGGGCAGAACTCCGACGGGCAGATGGCGGCTGATCCGGCCACGGTGCCTTTGGTGGAAGAGCCTACTCAAGTCGGCACTTCTGATAAATGGCATGCCGTGGGGATCAGTTCCTATCATTCCTGTGGTATCGATGACGGCAAGCTTTATTGCTGGGGTTACGGCGATGACGGGGAATTGGGTGACGGCAATAACACCTCTTCACACACGCCTGTTCGTGTGGGATCTGACTCTGATTGGACCGCCGTTGTAGCGGGCAACCTGCATACCTGTGGTATTCGCTCAGGTCAGCTTTACTGTTGGGGTGGATCCTATCAGGGGGCTTTGGGGACTGGAAGCATGGTTGATGCATCGACTCCGCAGCGTGTGGGTGTCTCGTCATCTTGGACTGAAATTGCCTCGGGCTTTGAAAATAGTGCTGTCTGTGGCATTGATGGCGGCAAACTGTTCTGTTGGGGTTCTGATGGCTGGGGGCAGCAGGGCAATGGTTCTGCCTTCACTGGTGCGGAAGTTGTGCCTATTCAGTTAGGAACTTCTACCAATTGGCAAAAAGTTTCTGTTGGCGAAAGAAACGTGTGCGCGGTGAATGCAGGGAAACTCTTCTGCTGGGGTGGCAATAATAACGGCCAATCGGCACTTCCGCCGACACCGGGCGCTGCTGATCCGACAACGCCAACGCTGATCACTGGTTTCTAA
- the recG gene encoding ATP-dependent DNA helicase RecG, giving the protein MALRLDTQIQFLKGVGPKLGDLFSRKGLKTLGDLFEFYPRAYEDQRAARNISSLRPDDIVSIKATVVAVHSVNMGRSARKMYDVLVRDASGQIHCKYFRVPYKGYFERFKPFTEVRVVGKVTEYRGRLEFHHPDIKDVEPDEETQDALIPLYTEIEGLATAKIMKLVRSAFAQIEEWPEEAFPKWMREKYNLIPRKDALKDIHFPDPNKAKEYSEFKTAAQKRIIFDEFFWLELYLASKKAGFQKEGAPQIRNSGEKMRALLQSLPFEMTGAQKRVFTEIKADLEKGHPMHRMVQGDVGSGKTLVSFMAAIYAAESGYQSCLMAPTEILAEQHFKNARKVLEPLGVRLGLLVGKSKASERKALLAALAAGEIDLIIGTHALIEDEVQFSNLGLVIIDEQHRFGVEQRGVLKNKGNSPHFLVMTATPIPRTLAMTVYGDLDVSIIDEMPAGRSPIQTRATFESKRPQALQFMLEQIQKGRQAYIVYPLVEESEKIDLKDAVSEYEKLKELYPQLKIGLLHGKMKPDEKDQVMDQFRKNEIQVLVSTTVIEVGVDVPNANIMIIEHAERFGLSQLHQLRGRVGRGEYKSFCILIMGYAVSEEGKARTEMMEKTSDGFKIAEFDLEMRGPGEFMGTRQSGLSGFKLANLVRDMAILQEAREAAFEVLRKDPKLSYVENQGLKAELLREHGPAALAGIA; this is encoded by the coding sequence ATGGCTCTTCGTCTGGATACGCAAATACAATTTCTTAAAGGTGTGGGTCCCAAGTTGGGGGATCTGTTTTCCCGTAAAGGTCTTAAGACCTTGGGGGACCTTTTTGAGTTCTATCCCCGTGCCTACGAAGACCAGCGCGCGGCACGAAACATTTCAAGCCTGCGCCCGGATGATATCGTCAGCATCAAGGCCACGGTTGTCGCTGTTCACAGCGTGAACATGGGGCGATCGGCACGCAAGATGTATGACGTTCTGGTCAGAGACGCCTCCGGACAGATTCACTGCAAATACTTCCGTGTGCCTTACAAAGGATACTTTGAACGCTTTAAGCCCTTCACCGAAGTTCGTGTGGTGGGAAAAGTCACCGAGTACCGCGGCCGTTTGGAATTCCATCATCCCGATATCAAGGATGTGGAGCCCGACGAAGAAACCCAGGACGCGCTGATCCCGCTGTATACGGAAATTGAAGGTCTTGCCACGGCCAAGATCATGAAGCTGGTGCGTTCGGCGTTTGCGCAAATCGAAGAATGGCCGGAAGAAGCGTTCCCGAAATGGATGCGCGAAAAGTACAATCTGATTCCGCGCAAAGACGCCTTGAAGGACATCCATTTTCCGGATCCGAACAAGGCCAAGGAGTATTCTGAATTTAAAACTGCGGCCCAAAAACGCATCATCTTTGATGAGTTTTTCTGGTTGGAACTTTATTTGGCCTCTAAAAAGGCAGGCTTCCAGAAAGAAGGGGCTCCGCAGATCAGAAATTCCGGCGAAAAGATGCGGGCATTGCTTCAGTCTTTGCCATTTGAAATGACAGGCGCACAAAAGCGCGTCTTCACTGAAATCAAAGCCGATCTGGAAAAAGGCCACCCTATGCACCGAATGGTGCAAGGGGATGTGGGAAGCGGAAAGACGCTCGTGAGCTTTATGGCCGCCATCTATGCCGCAGAAAGCGGTTATCAATCCTGTTTGATGGCGCCGACAGAAATTCTGGCTGAACAGCACTTTAAAAATGCGCGCAAGGTGCTTGAGCCTTTGGGTGTTCGTCTAGGGCTGCTGGTGGGTAAATCCAAAGCCTCGGAGCGAAAAGCTCTGCTGGCGGCTTTGGCAGCCGGCGAGATTGATTTGATTATAGGCACCCATGCCCTGATCGAAGATGAAGTGCAGTTCTCAAATCTGGGACTTGTGATCATCGACGAACAGCACAGATTCGGGGTTGAACAGCGCGGGGTTTTGAAGAACAAAGGAAACTCTCCGCACTTCCTGGTGATGACCGCGACTCCGATTCCCAGAACTCTGGCCATGACTGTGTACGGGGACCTGGATGTTTCCATCATCGATGAAATGCCGGCCGGTCGAAGCCCGATTCAGACGCGCGCAACGTTTGAAAGCAAACGCCCTCAAGCCCTGCAATTTATGCTGGAACAAATCCAAAAAGGCCGTCAGGCCTATATCGTTTATCCTCTGGTGGAGGAAAGCGAAAAGATTGATCTGAAAGATGCAGTGTCGGAATACGAAAAGCTGAAAGAGCTTTATCCGCAGTTGAAGATCGGTCTTTTGCACGGGAAGATGAAACCAGATGAAAAAGACCAGGTCATGGATCAGTTCCGCAAAAATGAAATCCAGGTTCTGGTTTCCACCACCGTCATTGAAGTCGGTGTCGACGTGCCGAATGCCAACATCATGATCATCGAACATGCTGAACGTTTTGGTCTGTCGCAGCTGCATCAGTTGCGCGGCCGCGTGGGACGGGGAGAATACAAAAGTTTCTGTATTCTGATCATGGGTTATGCCGTGTCTGAAGAAGGCAAAGCCCGCACCGAGATGATGGAAAAGACCTCGGACGGATTCAAGATCGCTGAGTTCGATCTTGAAATGCGCGGCCCGGGTGAGTTCATGGGGACCAGGCAGTCAGGTCTTTCCGGCTTTAAACTGGCAAACCTGGTACGTGATATGGCCATCCTGCAGGAAGCCCGTGAAGCGGCTTTTGAGGTTCTAAGAAAGGATCCAAAACTTTCCTACGTCGAGAATCAAGGTTTGAAGGCCGAGCTTTTGCGCGAGCACGGTCCAGCCGCTCTAGCTGGTATTGCCTAA
- a CDS encoding S8 family serine peptidase, translating to MNHLVKGITVSTVAAVLSVSVAQAGTVLKFNAGAIDTNKLTSNYAASWMMEAKATEYIVQFKKAVTEKDKAALKAQFEVFGYLPDDALVVRGIYSDLVTFKTNHPGVQAVVKYSAQYKVSTSFAPASVFTKDNMVAVLVNTFKSHEVEVIASKIEKMDVKVAVQVVDGKHITALIPRGLVPAVAALTGVEHVQPAPVIESFHFAMDEDLAGQVSATAAGDYSDLTGDESGTRLMNFDAAWAMGYAGKGQTVSMADTGLDSGNTGAIHQDFAGGVISGYPFGLWSKSWSDPMGHGTHVAGSVMGRGTASKGLLKGGAYEANMVAEGMWSPMMKNLSVPSKLGDLFEKAFADGARIHTNSWGGARTFGAYDNFAVQVDEWSYANPDMLILFAAGNSGADKNKDGRIDSNSMASPGTAKNVLTVGASENVTKSGGIQVPISKLRAAKDEWPAEPIYSSYISDNGNGIAMFSSRGPTTDGRTKPDIVAPGTNILSVFSQEKDASPLWGAYNKDYVWSGGTSMATPLTAGAAAIARQVLVEKLGIKNPSAALMKATMLHTAVDMYPGQFGEIGAARGQEILTRRPNSDEGYGRVDVANIANLGGATQFVDNRQGVAQGAEVSYEFTLNAPGSLYANLVWTDAPGSANAAQALVNDLDLVLTLPNGQTLSMNDHINNLEMIEKSGLPAGTYKLTVKGFKVPQGKNGAQAYALVYTAK from the coding sequence ATGAATCATCTTGTGAAGGGCATCACGGTCTCTACGGTCGCGGCAGTTCTTTCTGTCAGCGTGGCACAAGCAGGCACAGTATTGAAATTCAATGCTGGCGCTATCGACACCAACAAACTTACCAGCAACTACGCTGCTTCCTGGATGATGGAAGCCAAAGCAACTGAATACATCGTTCAGTTCAAAAAAGCGGTGACTGAAAAAGACAAAGCGGCCTTGAAGGCTCAGTTTGAAGTGTTCGGCTATCTTCCTGATGATGCTTTGGTTGTTCGCGGGATCTATTCTGATCTTGTGACTTTCAAAACCAACCACCCTGGTGTTCAGGCTGTGGTGAAGTACTCGGCTCAATATAAAGTGAGCACGTCCTTCGCTCCGGCCAGCGTCTTTACCAAAGACAATATGGTTGCAGTTCTTGTGAACACTTTCAAATCCCACGAAGTGGAAGTGATCGCCTCTAAAATTGAAAAAATGGATGTTAAAGTAGCAGTTCAAGTTGTTGATGGAAAGCACATCACAGCTTTGATTCCTCGTGGGCTTGTTCCGGCGGTGGCTGCTTTGACAGGTGTTGAGCACGTTCAACCGGCTCCAGTAATTGAATCCTTCCACTTTGCGATGGATGAGGACCTGGCCGGTCAGGTTTCTGCAACTGCAGCGGGTGATTATTCAGACCTGACGGGCGATGAGTCCGGCACTCGTTTGATGAACTTTGATGCAGCTTGGGCCATGGGCTATGCAGGGAAAGGTCAGACTGTTTCCATGGCGGATACAGGTCTTGATTCTGGTAACACCGGCGCGATCCATCAGGATTTCGCAGGCGGCGTGATCTCGGGTTATCCTTTTGGTTTGTGGTCTAAATCATGGTCTGATCCAATGGGTCACGGGACTCACGTTGCCGGATCTGTGATGGGTCGTGGTACAGCTTCCAAGGGCTTGCTGAAAGGCGGCGCTTATGAAGCTAACATGGTGGCTGAAGGCATGTGGTCTCCAATGATGAAGAACTTGAGTGTTCCATCCAAACTAGGGGATTTGTTTGAAAAAGCCTTCGCTGATGGCGCTCGTATCCACACCAACTCTTGGGGTGGTGCTCGTACCTTCGGTGCTTATGACAACTTCGCAGTTCAAGTGGACGAATGGTCTTACGCGAACCCGGATATGTTGATTCTGTTTGCGGCTGGTAATAGCGGCGCGGATAAAAACAAAGACGGCCGTATTGATTCCAACTCCATGGCTTCTCCGGGCACAGCGAAAAACGTTTTGACCGTGGGCGCTTCTGAAAACGTGACGAAGTCCGGTGGTATTCAGGTACCAATCAGCAAGCTTCGCGCGGCTAAGGATGAATGGCCGGCAGAACCAATCTACAGCTCTTACATCTCTGATAACGGCAACGGCATCGCGATGTTCTCTTCCCGTGGTCCAACGACAGATGGCCGTACCAAGCCTGATATCGTGGCTCCGGGCACAAACATCCTGAGCGTGTTCTCTCAGGAAAAAGATGCTTCTCCACTTTGGGGCGCTTACAACAAAGACTATGTCTGGTCTGGTGGTACGTCCATGGCGACTCCGCTGACGGCGGGTGCGGCGGCGATTGCTCGTCAGGTGCTTGTTGAAAAATTGGGCATCAAAAATCCATCTGCGGCTTTGATGAAAGCAACTATGCTTCACACGGCTGTTGATATGTACCCAGGTCAGTTCGGTGAAATCGGTGCAGCTCGTGGTCAAGAGATTCTGACTCGTCGTCCGAACTCTGATGAAGGTTACGGCCGTGTGGACGTGGCTAACATCGCCAACTTGGGCGGTGCTACTCAGTTCGTCGACAACCGTCAGGGTGTGGCTCAAGGAGCTGAGGTTTCCTACGAATTCACTTTGAATGCGCCAGGCAGCCTGTATGCGAACCTTGTTTGGACCGATGCTCCGGGTTCGGCGAATGCGGCCCAAGCCTTGGTGAACGATTTGGATCTGGTTCTGACTTTGCCAAACGGTCAGACCCTGAGCATGAACGATCACATCAACAATCTTGAGATGATCGAAAAGTCCGGCTTGCCGGCGGGTACTTACAAGCTGACTGTAAAGGGCTTTAAAGTTCCGCAAGGTAAGAACGGCGCTCAAGCTTATGCTCTAGTCTATACGGCTAAATAG